GTCATAAGGGTTGTCAGTATCCTATTTCAATGTAATCGCTATACTTAATTGAGTCAGTGGTCATCATATATTTGTTGGACATTTAATATGATTAAAAAAATAATTAAAAGAACAATTGTACAGTGACTAATTGTAAACATTAAAATGCACCTTGATAATCCATAAATTATGTTAAGGGGATATGTTGAATTTCCCAGTGTAATTATTCAAGAATTGATCCCAAATCCCGAATCCTTTGTTTGAGATCCTCACGGTGTGTTATGGTAAATACCGAATATCCTAAGAGATCCAAATGGTCTCTTTTCCTTTGATCATCTTGGGCAATCGAGGGATTATCATGATCCGGGCCGTCTATGAAGATTAACAGAGACCGGCCACTCTTGAGGTATGCAAAGTCTGCAGTTGAGACAGGGGCTCCATTATCAAATATGATGTACTGGGCGTGTGAGGGGAGGGGCAACCCTGCGGTTGATACCTCACTTAAAAATGATTTCTCAAACTCTGACTGGCACTCATCGATAAGTTCAGTCAGTCCATCTTTGTGTGCGCCTTCATCTGACTGAACCGCTTCAATATTTGATGAATGCAGTTTTTTCAGGAGGGGTAGGACAAGGTTCCGATTTAGCTTATCGTGATAATATTGGTTGTAATAATTACAGAGACACTCATAGCATGCACGATCACATTTTTTCTCATCGAATTCATGAAGTATTGTACGGGCCTGAAGGATTACGTCATTGAATGCCCCCCGTTTGATAAATGATTCAAGCATTCCTGCACCTCCTTCTGCTGTTTCATAAAGAACAATGCTCTTTTTGTCGCTGTCATCGGGGTCAGGCATGAGGAAATATTTCACTTCATCGATATCCACATTCATACTGATCTGAAGACCTTCAACAATTGCCTGTGCCAATGTGATGTAGAAGGATTCGTATTGAATCCGATCTAGTGGCTCCCCATTTTTATCAATAGGTTCAGGGATATCGATCTTGATCACATCATGCGTTGAATCGGTAAACAAGATGATATTTCGAATAATATCATCTTCAGTCCCATTTCTCCAGCACCGTTTCTTTTCATTGTGCTGATCAAGATGCTCCCTTACCCCGTTTTTCCCGGTAATCCATCTGTTGCAGGCGGTACAAAGGGTAAATCCAACCTGTGGTTCGTCATCTTCAAGGCTACGTGGGCCATGGTTGATACTTACAATTCTGCCATAGTGGTCATAGGCCACTTTGGCCAGTGTTGTTTCATCTTCTTTTATTTCCCAGAAACGACGGTTGGTGCTTGGTGTATAGTGGTGCGTGATTTCATACCCCAGCCTCTGACGCTCCTCTTCATCACTGGTAATGCCAGACCGTGTCTCAGCCCGTTGGTCAGGCATCTCAATGGCATGTGGGTATGCAAATGTATTCTCGAGTGTCCCCCCACAGATACGGCATGCCCCCCCGGTAAAATCGATCTCACTGTCTTCCATATAGACTGCCTCACAGAAGGGGCATGTCATCACCCGGGTCATGGCAGGTTGGTTATTTTCAGTCCGCAGCCGGGGGGTGCGAATAGAGTACCGTCCACCACTGAAGTACACACTGTTGCCAGGAGCATATTCACTCAGGGCGATACTCCGATCACGCTTGAGTTCCGCCTCTTCTGCACCATAAAGACCACGATAGCTGATTTCAAGAGATGTGACCTGTGTTGGGAACCCATAGTTTGGTAAAAATCCCTGACTTCCGAGATATCGGTAGGTCATAAAATCTCCACCACCGGATTTCATTATTGAGATTTTGTGTTCAATTGAGGCCCGGCGATTTGCAAATCCCCTTCTCTGTTTTTCATTAATTTTGCCTTTCCGAATGAGTATGTCAACTTCGGTCAGTTCACGAAGGAGCGATTTGTATTCATCACGGAACAGATTGAATGCATGGTCCAATTCATCAACAAACGATTCTACTGCCTCCTCAATATACCCAGTGTTTAACCAGTCATACTCCGAAATTTCCTGTGCAATTGCCTGTTGAATGGCAGTAATGATATCAATTCTGTGGGTTGAAACTGTGTCACGCAGGGTCTCTTTCCCAAGAAGTTCGTCATCCATCCCCCCACCTACGTCCTTATAAAAGGGGAGGGTGTCCTCCTCATCAAAATTGATGATTCCATCAATACGCTGTGGTATTTTCACAGTTATTGTCTCCAGAATCAGCGCATGTATGTGTGAACGAATTAGATTCCGATTATCCATGAGGAAACGTGGTGCAGATATTTTTCCAGCAATGATTTGCTCCGGATACCGGTAGAAATACTGATCATGTGGCCCCCTTCGTGAACCGACACCACAGAATGTGATGATCATGGAAGACTGTGACTTACGTCCGGCACGTCCGGCCCGTTGTGCATAGTTCGAAGGTGAGGGAGGCACATTTCGCATATATACAGCTGAAAGTGTGCCGATATCAATTCCCAATTCCATTGTGGGTGTGCAGACAATAACATTGACCGGTTCCTCGGGAGTTCTGAATCGTATCTCCAGGTCTTTTCTGATTGTACCGTCAATTTGCCCGCTGTGTTCCTCAGCATAGAGGGGGACAACCTGCGTGAAGGGTTTTTTGTATTCAATCCTGAAATAATTCGCACCCAGATCCTGCTCAATCAGTCCTTTACAATTTGCACCCGTACAAAGGTCTAAAGTATGAAAATGATGGACCTGTCCACATTTTTTACAGACTTTCTGACGGGACGAATCGGTAAGAGACAGATATATTGCCTCAGGATCGATCATCAAAATCCTGCCGGTTCGGGGAATATTTTCTTCAATAAGAGCACCTTCTTCCAGAAGGCAGGTAGTGGTGTACTGAATGATATTTTGAGCAGCCTCAGTGTCTATGTCCCCAAATACTTTTTTGGTCCATTTTACAAGTGTTCCATTGGGATGTGTCAACCGATAGACAGTGGCTTCATATCGGTTGGTTGAGGCAGTATCGCTGTATCCCGTGGGTCTGCTACTCAGGAGTTCATTGTGAAATAGCACCTGTTCATCCAGTGAACGCTGCAGTTCTTCTGCAAATTTTAGGGGGTCAAGGAAATACTCGGAGTGGATTGCAGTATTATACCGCATAATGTCAAGAACCCCCTTGAGATAATCCTCACGCACAATAGCAGTTGTTTCCGAAAGAACCGGTTCATCTTTCCAGATTGATGGCTCTGATGCCACATCATCCAGATTGTTGTATCCGACTTTGAGAAGGCCGACATCTTCTAGGTTCGGCTGATTTTTCTGCCGTGTTGATGCCAGCTCAAGAATGGCATTCAAGAGTAGATATCTCCGATACGTCCGCTCGGCATTTTTTGTTGCCTTCATCCGTCCGCCTCCGGAATTTTTTGCAAACGGCGGTAATGCTCCTTCATTTTTATGTTCTTTCAGTATCTGGTAAATCTCCTCACCCATATCCATAAGCTGCAGTGGTTCATCTGATTCCAATAGGGTCTGATACATTGACCGCCGGAAGTGAATCCGCTTTTGAATATTATTCATATGGGCTGCCTGAAGGGCAGTGTCCTGACGATTGTCGGAGAATGCAATGACCTTTCTCTCATCATAGGGAAGGGTGTTAAGCATCTGGGATACCAGAACGTCTGTGGCGGTCGATCGGCCCACGGTGCCAAAGGAGAATAATTTGCTAAATTCCTTTCTGGTCCTTCGGTCATAGGTAACACCACACCCATCCGAAGGACAAAACAGAAACGGTGCGGGGAGGATGGTCACTGGTATTTTATCTGCACAGATACATGGCTCCTTATCGTCATCACTGGTATAGATTTTGTTGCAATCCGGGCAATACAGAGCTGTATTTGGCTCAATGTACTGTTCAAATTTCTTTTTCACTGCCCCTTTTGGTGTATACCATGTATCCGGTGGGGATGATTCCCCATTCTCAAATGTTCCTTTGTATAGGTAGCATGCCCGTCCTTCTTTTCCCGGATTGTCCAGTTCCCGGGGTTTTAACTCCCCATTGGGCATAATTTCAACACTGTAATATTCCTGACCACATGACCGGCAGAATACCATGGGAAATGTCTGTCGTGTCTTCCCTTTTTTTGCACATATTGGGCAGGTGACCTCTCCTGCATCATGAAGGTGGGGATCACCTGCAGACAGGCAACTCTTGATCTCCCTCCCCTGTGAGAAGACCATGTGAATTTTTGGAATAAGCCGTCGCTGCCTGACCCCGGCAACATCAATCTCAGCATGCATTCCTGCATAAAATGCAGCACGGATTTCATTTTCTGCATCTTCTCTTGATACCTTCTTGTCCCGGACATCGGCCCAATATGTGTTAACGAGTTCATCAACACTCAAAATCTGATCTTTTAATGATGTTTCAATAAACTGGACCGTTTTTTGCTTTCCCAGCACCTCTCCAAGATACCGGGGAGTGGGATTTTCGACTTCGAGTGGTCTTCCAAGCAGGTTTTCGGTGATCTCTTTGAGATAGTCAGGTGTTGGTTCTGAGAAATAATCCGGAATGGCATCGATTTTGACACTGTCTGGGAGAATTCCATCTCCTTCATGGGGAGGATGAATATATGATTCACCTATCACCGATTCTTTGCAAAATGGCTCACCAAAGAGTTTTGATGCAAATGCAGCAATTGCTGATTCTGCATCTTCATCCTCCTTTGCCTGGACCGTTGCACTGGTCCCGATACACCGGAGTGCCCCTATCGTCCCGGTATGTTGCTTGAGTCTTCGTATCAGATATGCTGCATCCGCCCCCTTTTTCCCGGTGTATGTGTGGATTTCATCCAGCACCAGATATCGCAAAACACCGAGGCTTTCTGCCGGAAATAACTTTTTATCCTCAAAACGTGTGAGAATATATTCGAGCATGACATAGTTTGTGATCAAAATATCGGGGGGTGTTTTGTGAATCTCTTCGCGGGAGAGGAGCTCACTGTCATATGGTTCAGTTCGTCCGGTACGCTGGATATACTGTGTAAGTGCATCCACTTTTGAATGGGGCGTATCCCCGGTATAAATGGCAATCTTCAGACCGGAGTTATGCAAACGCTTTGCAAAATCATCGTACTGGGAATTTGCAAGAGCATTCATGGGATAGACAAAGATCGCTTTAATTCCTGCAATTCCCTTGTCCTGCATTGAAAGGCACTCTGATACAACGGGTATGCCAAAACAGAATGATTTTCCCGATCCTGTTCCTGTGGCGATGATAGTATTGTTTCCCGATGTTATGGATGAGATTGCATCACTTTGATGCTTGTAGAGCGATATCAGGTCTGCATCACGATTTCCGGGCGTTACCGTGAAACAGAATGGAGTAAATGCATGAATTGCGTTCTGCTGAACAAGTGAAGAAAATGGAACACCTTGCTCAAACCGGCGGTTTAGTTCAATATACGGACCCTTATACAGCAGAGTACCTTCATCAATACTCTGTTCAATCCACTCTTTGATAACGGGATTTTTAAATTTTTGAAATGAATTTACAAAACTTCTGTACGAGGACCGAATAAAGCCGAGTGCTTCAATGGGATCAAACGGGGATTCTGCCATAAATATCGCTAAATCAATAATTATCGCTATATGGCATTAATGATTTGATATACTTTGAAAAATGGGGTTTGATATTACTTTTTGGTGTTTTTTGCAGCTGCCTTCATGGCACGGGATTTCATACCCTGATTTGTACCTGACCGGTCAGCTGCAGACTGAATCCGCCGTGCAGCAGCAGGGGTCATTGGCGCCTTCTTGCTGGTAATATTGTCACCTCCTTTCATGTGATACATCTGAGTTGACCCGGAATGATTTGGAGGTTGTTTGAAACTGTTTCTCTTATTGTTAACTATCTGTCTGATTACCAGCATTCGATTCGGCCCGAAGAATGGCAAGAGCGAATGATCCATCACTGGTAATCTGGTATTCCTTCTCACGTTTGTTTCCGGGCCGAACACGTTCTTCGATGAGTCCCCACTGAATGGGTTTATCAAGAATTTTGGTTACCATCCCCCTGTTCGGTTCACGTTTTACTTTTGTTTCGTCTGAGAACCTGACCGGTTGATATCGTTGCATCATCAGTCGTGAGAAGTCTTTACCTGCCATCCATGATATGGGAGATACGGCAGGTGTTGCATCCTTTGCATGTTCACCAAGAATACGGAGTGCTTCGATATAGTTGGGATTTTTACGTATATCATCAATGTGCATCTTTGGTATTGCAATCGGAGTCACTGTGTCCGCATCCGGAGTAAGGCAGACTTCACCGTCAAGCCAGATGGCCATGGCGAAGAGGGAGAGGGATAGCATCTTTGTCCCTCCACTTAGGTTAAAGGTGACACGTGCATCAGACGCCATCCTGGCAGCGGAGAGAATTGCATCCCTGACCGAGATGAGAGAGATGTCCGGGATGCGGATTTCATGGAAATCCACAGCAACCAGCTCACAGGTCTGTTGTACCTGTTTAATCGCATTTCGAATCTCGGGTTTCGTCTGTTTCTGGTATTCTTTATCACCGGGAAGGTCCAGAAAGACACTTTCCTCGACGACAACACCGACGTGGGTGATCCCGTTTAGCTGTTTGAGGGTGGCGGGAAATGTTTCATGGATATGGGCTCCGGCGCTGATGATAAGCAGATGCATGGTATCAGCAATGGATTGTTTCTCAGGCCCAATATAGTTTCTGCACAAATGAAACTGTTTCGAACATGTATGATGTCCTTTCCCATGTCACAATACTGTATGACATCTCCGTCAACCATCCGGTCCGTGAACTGGCATCTGATCTCCTCCTGCAACTATGCCTGCCGGTTCTGTTTTGCACAAAACCTTGGTGAGGCCCCTGTCCCTTATGCAGAGGGGGTGGAAATTCTGACCCGTCTGGCTGAATCAGGTATGGATAAAATCAATTTTGCCGGTGGTGAGCCACTGCTTCATCCGCAACTCTTTGACTACTGTCGTGAGGCACATGGCCTTGGCATGACAGTCTCTATAACCACAAATGGATCGCTTCTCTCTGATGATCTGGTGCATGCCCATAGTAACTATATTGACTGGATTGCACTCTCTGTCGACTCAGCATTCGAGCATATAGAGGAACGTCTTGGACGGGGACGTGGAGGGCATGTCAGGCACGCTATACAGACTGCAGATGCAATACGTGATGCTGGTATACGTCTGAAGGTAAATACAACTGTGACGTCATTGAGCTGGACGGAGGACATGACGGGTTTCATCAACAGGACCTCACCCGACCGCTGGAAGGTGCTTCAGATGCTTCATATCAGAGGAGAAAACGATGATGCAGTGGATGACCTCTCGGTTACCCACGGCCAGTTTCAGGCCTTTATCAATCGCCACAGCGATCTTGTTCTCCGGAACGGGGTGAAGCCGGTGTTTGAATCTGCAGATATGATCGAGAGTTCATATTTCATGGTGACACCCGGTGGTATGGTCAAGACTGATACGGACCGGATTATCAGGAAATATCCACTGGATGATGTGCTTCAATATGGAGTGTCAGAATATGTCAGTGAAGGGCAGTATATTGGGAGGGGAGGGGTGTATGAATGGTGACATTTCAGAAGAGTTAAATAAATCATTTTAAAATTTTCTTTCTGTAATGGTTGTTTCTGATGCTGCTCTGCATTTGATATTTGCTATTTATGGGAAGATGATATGGATTTCAATACTGCACCAATTCGTGATTTTCTCTGGGAATCGTATGGTATTTATACAACAACAGAATTTCTAAAATCTGTTCAGGATTGTTCACAGAATGAAAAAAAAGAACGATTCATCAACCATTCCCTTGACAATCTATTACTGTACCGGGTAAAACATGATCCCGGATTCCACCTCTTTGTGAGGGACAAGGTACATTCCGATTTTCTCCTTCAGGAGCGTGTATGCCATATTGTACTCTACCTCTTCGGTGAAACATCGAAATTGTTTTCATTTAAAGGGGAAGTGTTAGCTCCGAAGGGTTTGACTGAAATCATGATGAGAGCTGAAAAAGAGGGGAAAAATCCCCTTGAGGAGGCACTCGTATTTTCACAGGAATCGTCTGAAATTCAGCATTATATGGCAGAACGGGCGATTCAGGAGAGGGATGCCAAGGTAAAGTATCTCCAGGCACGATTGGAAGAGGCTGTAGAACATATGGACAATGAACTTGAGATGATTGCTATACGCCAGCAGATGCTTGACCATGGGACAGGAAAATATTTTGGTCATGTGCTTGCAGCTGACGATCTCCTCTTTCCCGCTGCAGGGCTTACTGAAAATATCCAACATGCAGCAAACAGTTTTGTTTTCAGCAATCTCAAATTCAGAGGACTTTACCTCCCTGACTCAAAAAATAAGGCACAGGATGCGTTTCTACACACCTGTATTCCGTGGATTATGCCATATGAGAGTCTTCTGGAAAATGTAATATTCGGAAAAAGCACATCCACTGCAGGAGATGAGTGGAAAAATGTCTTAGATCTCTGGAAATTTGAGGCAGACGTCTCGACCATAGCGACTTATGAATGGTTTTTAACACTCTCTAGTCAGGAAAAAATTTCATTTCTAAACGGAGACTATCACTTTCAATTACGCGATGATCTGCTCCAAATGATGGCTAAATCTGATACCGAATCATTTGATGTGATGACGTTCAGAATGAATCACCTATTTCGTGCCAACTATTTTGAGCATGCGGCAAAAATGGGGGAATTTTTGTTCAAGGCTCAAAAGAAAGGAAATAATAAATATTTCATTGCAAGCAGCATCGCTACGTATTATCGCGAATACGAAGACTATCACAATGCAATGAAATGGTATGGAATCGCGAAGAAGCTGACAAAAAAACTGGATCCTGCAAGCAAGATACATAAGGAATTTATCGAATGGAAAAATTGTGCTGAAATGGGATACTATATCCATGGCAGTGAACACTTCAGAAAAGAGATCGATCATATAATCCGCGATTCACAGAAGCTGCCGGTATTACTCCGCAGTGTGGTTGTATATAATATCGCTGAGGCTTGCCGTAGGACAGGTCATTACAATATGGAATATGATCATCTGACTGATTTTATTGATCTTGCAGATCCTAACGAACCACAATTTGCCGAGTCATTTGAAGCTGCTTTACAAAGGATTGGCATGTATAATCAGCTCCCCTCGGCTGACTATACAAAAATCAGGGAGTATGATAATTCACAAATTGAAAAGGTGTATCATAGACGGTGTAGGGCCTCATCACTGTCGTTTCAGTATGAAGATGGGATGCATTGGATTGATTGCCTCATAAAATTAAATCCCCAAGCATATCAATATCAGGAAAAAGCAGTATTATATCGACATATTGGTGAGAACGATAAAGCAATTTCTTTCTATCGCATTGCTGCCGAAAAAGCAACTGATAATCGAAATAAATCCTTTTGTCTCATCTCCATCGCATTACTTGAAGCAAAGAAAAGTGGGAGTGTTAATGCAAATATTCAGGACATGATCACCTCTGCTCTCTCATCCCTTCCCAATATGGGAAAAATGGATGCAGAGCCAGATGTGTATGCCATTCTTAACCCCATAATTTATGAAATTGTTGGATGGTCAGATACTTCGTTAAAATACCAATTTCTCGATGCCTTAGTTAGATCATATCAGAAAGGCGGTTTAACAGACAATATTTGTCTCTCTATTGGAACAGTGTTTTTCTCACATAGCCTTTGTTCTGATGCACGGGAATGGTTTGAGCGTGCTCTTTCGTCTGCAGATTTGGAATCTGAAGAGGCACGGATCATGTCACTTATTGCAGATACATTCTTTGCTGAGGGGAATTCAGAAACAGCCGGTAAATGGTTCAAACAGGCACACCAGAAAAATTCTGAATCAGCAGAATGCCTTGCCGGAGTTGCACGGTGTCATACTGCACTCATGGAATACGATTTGGCAGAAGGTGCAATACGGCAGGCTCGGTTGATCGATCCTAATAATACTGACTATCGTAAAATGGAAGAGGAGATCAAGACCCTTGCCTCCCATGTAATCAGCCTGAAACGTATAGAATCAGTTGAGGTCAAGAAGATATTTAGAACCGGGGACTGGCTTCTCTTCAGTGTATTCAATGCACAGGAAAGGGATGAGTATGATATTGGGCCGGTTGTCATCCAGTATGGCAAAGGTGTGGAAAAAATGCTCTATGATGTTATTCTCAGGCCGATCCGCGAGACAATGCGAAGGAATACATCATATATAATGCCAGATGGTGGTGTGAAGAAAGAGTTGTGGAATGGGTCAAAATCCATTGCACGACTTCCCCCGTCATTGAAAAGCGTTTTTGGTAAAAGGGAAAAATCACTTGCACTCGGCCAATGGGAACACCTCATGAAAGACATTGGCAAAGCAAAAACGAATCCTGTGGCGTCTTGCTTTGGAAAGATGCTTGCCGAAAATGGATTTGACGAAAGTAAACTCAATAAAATTGGAAGGCTGTGCAGCGATCTATCATATGAGCGGAACGGTGCTGCACATATTTCATTTTATACTCGTGAGGAAGTGCAGGAAAAGAGGGGCGAAATGGTTACAATTATCAATGCTATCATAGGATTAGTCCCGCAAAGAGTGGGAAATGACTCCTCATAATATTTTATTCAGCAAATATGATCTCACGTATCCGGGATTTAGCTGGTGCTATACAATCTGTGGTATAATTTTTAATAACCTCATATTGTTTCACTAATTGTGTTTTATGCAGTGATTTAGGGTATATCAGAGAAGGGACAGAACATTGTGATAAGAGTATTAGTGTGTATATCTGACAATTTACGGAAGAATAAAATACAAACAATTAAATACATATTTTTGAAATTTTCTTTCTGTAAATAGTTGATTCTGATGTTTAATTGCATCTGAAATCTCTATTTATGGAAATAATACATGGAATTCAATATTGCACCAATGAGAGACTTTCTCTGGGAATCATATGGAATTTATACAACAACAGAATTTCTAAAATCTGTCCAAGACTGTTCAGAACAGGAAAAAAATGAGCGATTTATCGACCATGCGTTGGACAACATGTTTTTATTCCGTGTAAAACGCGATCCTGGATTTAAACTATTTATCAGGGACAAAGTAGATGCAAATCCAGTCCTTCAGGAACGGATTCGTCATATCGTAATGTACCTTTTTGGGAAAACATCAGGATTGGATTATATTGATGAGGACGCACCGGGACCCAAAGGTGAAATGGAAATTTTGATTCAGGCAATAAATGCAGGAAAAAATCCATTTGAGGAGGTAATCCGCCATTCGAAGAATCCATCCCTGATGCACCAGTATAATGAAGACCGTTTAGAGCGGGAGCGGGTGAGCAAGACAAAATATCTAGAGGCGTGTCTCGATGAGGCTGCAGGCCATATGGACAATGAACTTGAGATGATTGCAATACGACAGCAAATGCTTGAATATGGAACTGGGAAATACCATGGTCATGTCTTAGCAGCTGATGATCCACTCTTCCCTTTTGCAGGATTTACTGCTGACACACAGCGTCTCGCAAGTAACTACATATTTAAAAATATCAAATACCGGGAACGTTTTTACGGATATTCAAACCAAATGGTTGAAGATCCATCACTTCATGAATGCACGATTTGGCAAATCCCATATGAAATTATTCTTCAAGAGGCGATCTTTGGAAAAAGTGTTCGTGAGTTTGTGGATAATATTGAATGTATACAAAATTGCCAGGATTTGGCAAAATTTGAATTAGATCTGGCCACAATCGCATATCAGGAATGGTTTCTGACGCTCTCCCGGAAGGATAAAATATCAGTTCTCAATGATGATTACCCCTTTGAGATCCGGGATGATTTATTGGAAGAAATTATTGGCTTCGTGAACAATTCACTTGATATACTGCAATTCAGAATGGAGCAGTTATATAATGCTAAATACTACGAGCATGCAGCCAAAATTGGGGAATTCGTTTTCAACAGACTGGAGGATGGAAAAGAGAAGTATTTTACTGCAAGCAACATTGCGACATATTATCGCGAATTTGAAGATTATCAAAATGCTCTGAAATGGTATCAGAATGCGAAAAAACTAACAAAACATCTAACCAAAAATCCTACTGATCCAAATAACGGTGAATATAAAGAATTCATTGAATGGAAAAACTGTGCTGAGATGGAGTTTTATATCCATGGCAGTGATCACTTCAGGAATGAAATTGATAAAATCCAACAGAATGCACAGAATCTTCCTGATTATGCCCGCAATTCTATAGAATTAAATTTGGCAGAAGCATGCCGAAGAACTGGCCATCACGATCTTGAATATGAACATTTAACTGAGGCCATTACAATCAATGAATTAGAGGATAAATATTTCATCCATATTTCAGGCCGCTTGGACTATTTTAACAGGACGCTTTATGACAGTAACTTTGAAACAATCAGAGAAAGCGAAAGGCTGATGAAAACTGAGGTTTATGAGCGTCGGTATACGTCAGCTACACAGTCATACCAGTATATCGATGCGAGGCGCTGGATCGATCGTCTCATTCGTCTGAAGCCTAAACCATATCTGTATCAGGAAAAGGCAGCTCTGTGTCGACATGCCGGGAAGGATGATGAAGCAATTGATATGCTCCGCAAAGCAACAGAGGCAACTGATAATCCCAGAGAGAAGGCATCATGTCTAATATCCACTGCATTAATAAAATGCCAGAAAACAGGTAGTATTGATGCAGAAATTGAAGATTTAGTCTCTTCTTCACTCCTCTCTCTGGGCAAAGAATCGGAAAATACTGTACAATTGATTCTCTCAAAAATTGTTAATCCAATCGTATTTGATGTTGTGACATGGTCTGATGACGATCTCAGAAACCAATTCCTCGAGACATTAGCAACTGAATATGAAAAATGTGGATTCTCCGG
Above is a window of Methanogenium organophilum DNA encoding:
- a CDS encoding viperin family antiviral radical SAM protein produces the protein MTSPSTIRSVNWHLISSCNYACRFCFAQNLGEAPVPYAEGVEILTRLAESGMDKINFAGGEPLLHPQLFDYCREAHGLGMTVSITTNGSLLSDDLVHAHSNYIDWIALSVDSAFEHIEERLGRGRGGHVRHAIQTADAIRDAGIRLKVNTTVTSLSWTEDMTGFINRTSPDRWKVLQMLHIRGENDDAVDDLSVTHGQFQAFINRHSDLVLRNGVKPVFESADMIESSYFMVTPGGMVKTDTDRIIRKYPLDDVLQYGVSEYVSEGQYIGRGGVYEW
- a CDS encoding tetratricopeptide repeat protein, whose translation is MDFNTAPIRDFLWESYGIYTTTEFLKSVQDCSQNEKKERFINHSLDNLLLYRVKHDPGFHLFVRDKVHSDFLLQERVCHIVLYLFGETSKLFSFKGEVLAPKGLTEIMMRAEKEGKNPLEEALVFSQESSEIQHYMAERAIQERDAKVKYLQARLEEAVEHMDNELEMIAIRQQMLDHGTGKYFGHVLAADDLLFPAAGLTENIQHAANSFVFSNLKFRGLYLPDSKNKAQDAFLHTCIPWIMPYESLLENVIFGKSTSTAGDEWKNVLDLWKFEADVSTIATYEWFLTLSSQEKISFLNGDYHFQLRDDLLQMMAKSDTESFDVMTFRMNHLFRANYFEHAAKMGEFLFKAQKKGNNKYFIASSIATYYREYEDYHNAMKWYGIAKKLTKKLDPASKIHKEFIEWKNCAEMGYYIHGSEHFRKEIDHIIRDSQKLPVLLRSVVVYNIAEACRRTGHYNMEYDHLTDFIDLADPNEPQFAESFEAALQRIGMYNQLPSADYTKIREYDNSQIEKVYHRRCRASSLSFQYEDGMHWIDCLIKLNPQAYQYQEKAVLYRHIGENDKAISFYRIAAEKATDNRNKSFCLISIALLEAKKSGSVNANIQDMITSALSSLPNMGKMDAEPDVYAILNPIIYEIVGWSDTSLKYQFLDALVRSYQKGGLTDNICLSIGTVFFSHSLCSDAREWFERALSSADLESEEARIMSLIADTFFAEGNSETAGKWFKQAHQKNSESAECLAGVARCHTALMEYDLAEGAIRQARLIDPNNTDYRKMEEEIKTLASHVISLKRIESVEVKKIFRTGDWLLFSVFNAQERDEYDIGPVVIQYGKGVEKMLYDVILRPIRETMRRNTSYIMPDGGVKKELWNGSKSIARLPPSLKSVFGKREKSLALGQWEHLMKDIGKAKTNPVASCFGKMLAENGFDESKLNKIGRLCSDLSYERNGAAHISFYTREEVQEKRGEMVTIINAIIGLVPQRVGNDSS
- a CDS encoding DEAD/DEAH box helicase, producing MAESPFDPIEALGFIRSSYRSFVNSFQKFKNPVIKEWIEQSIDEGTLLYKGPYIELNRRFEQGVPFSSLVQQNAIHAFTPFCFTVTPGNRDADLISLYKHQSDAISSITSGNNTIIATGTGSGKSFCFGIPVVSECLSMQDKGIAGIKAIFVYPMNALANSQYDDFAKRLHNSGLKIAIYTGDTPHSKVDALTQYIQRTGRTEPYDSELLSREEIHKTPPDILITNYVMLEYILTRFEDKKLFPAESLGVLRYLVLDEIHTYTGKKGADAAYLIRRLKQHTGTIGALRCIGTSATVQAKEDEDAESAIAAFASKLFGEPFCKESVIGESYIHPPHEGDGILPDSVKIDAIPDYFSEPTPDYLKEITENLLGRPLEVENPTPRYLGEVLGKQKTVQFIETSLKDQILSVDELVNTYWADVRDKKVSREDAENEIRAAFYAGMHAEIDVAGVRQRRLIPKIHMVFSQGREIKSCLSAGDPHLHDAGEVTCPICAKKGKTRQTFPMVFCRSCGQEYYSVEIMPNGELKPRELDNPGKEGRACYLYKGTFENGESSPPDTWYTPKGAVKKKFEQYIEPNTALYCPDCNKIYTSDDDKEPCICADKIPVTILPAPFLFCPSDGCGVTYDRRTRKEFSKLFSFGTVGRSTATDVLVSQMLNTLPYDERKVIAFSDNRQDTALQAAHMNNIQKRIHFRRSMYQTLLESDEPLQLMDMGEEIYQILKEHKNEGALPPFAKNSGGGRMKATKNAERTYRRYLLLNAILELASTRQKNQPNLEDVGLLKVGYNNLDDVASEPSIWKDEPVLSETTAIVREDYLKGVLDIMRYNTAIHSEYFLDPLKFAEELQRSLDEQVLFHNELLSSRPTGYSDTASTNRYEATVYRLTHPNGTLVKWTKKVFGDIDTEAAQNIIQYTTTCLLEEGALIEENIPRTGRILMIDPEAIYLSLTDSSRQKVCKKCGQVHHFHTLDLCTGANCKGLIEQDLGANYFRIEYKKPFTQVVPLYAEEHSGQIDGTIRKDLEIRFRTPEEPVNVIVCTPTMELGIDIGTLSAVYMRNVPPSPSNYAQRAGRAGRKSQSSMIITFCGVGSRRGPHDQYFYRYPEQIIAGKISAPRFLMDNRNLIRSHIHALILETITVKIPQRIDGIINFDEEDTLPFYKDVGGGMDDELLGKETLRDTVSTHRIDIITAIQQAIAQEISEYDWLNTGYIEEAVESFVDELDHAFNLFRDEYKSLLRELTEVDILIRKGKINEKQRRGFANRRASIEHKISIMKSGGGDFMTYRYLGSQGFLPNYGFPTQVTSLEISYRGLYGAEEAELKRDRSIALSEYAPGNSVYFSGGRYSIRTPRLRTENNQPAMTRVMTCPFCEAVYMEDSEIDFTGGACRICGGTLENTFAYPHAIEMPDQRAETRSGITSDEEERQRLGYEITHHYTPSTNRRFWEIKEDETTLAKVAYDHYGRIVSINHGPRSLEDDEPQVGFTLCTACNRWITGKNGVREHLDQHNEKKRCWRNGTEDDIIRNIILFTDSTHDVIKIDIPEPIDKNGEPLDRIQYESFYITLAQAIVEGLQISMNVDIDEVKYFLMPDPDDSDKKSIVLYETAEGGAGMLESFIKRGAFNDVILQARTILHEFDEKKCDRACYECLCNYYNQYYHDKLNRNLVLPLLKKLHSSNIEAVQSDEGAHKDGLTELIDECQSEFEKSFLSEVSTAGLPLPSHAQYIIFDNGAPVSTADFAYLKSGRSLLIFIDGPDHDNPSIAQDDQRKRDHLDLLGYSVFTITHREDLKQRIRDLGSILE